tacgaaaatattttatttattcattatcaTATTATCTATTACCATATTTTCGATTTACTTCTACATAAGGAATCACCTGCTTTCTGTTTATACTACTATTTCGGAAACGCTGTATATACATAAGTTTTTATAATTGCGGGTTATATAtactctttttatatttttgtgcaTTTGTTGAAGggcattaaatatttgaactgCCTGAATATTTGtgagataattttaattactcattataaataatattaatttttttcgatAAAAGACTTAATTCTGTTGTATGATTAAAAGATCTCCTTATTGTcatgtaaaaatatcaaaaggaATCAAGTTAAATAAAGAAGGAGAATTATTGCGTATGTTCTTTATTCGTGTTTTAAATTCACATCTTCATACATCTGATAGTGGAGCTGTTACCGCCTCAGCTGCAGCACATAGTATGCTATATTCGTCGCAGATGTTCTTGGTTTTAGTAAAAAATGAGAATGGAAAAACAATATGTGTGTAACATCCTTTCCTACACACGTTAGAAAACGGCCACCAAGATGCTGCAGATATTGCACTCGTTGCGTTTTTTTTAACACATCAAGGACCGGATTCACGCGCTAAATTTAGGTTTCAAAATGGAGACTTGACACTTTGTCATATCTTCCAGTTTTTGAACGCTCGAGAATCTTCTCTTATTATTTTccgcaatttttataaaaaaagagataataaaatttatacacaCACTAAACTGTCGCAATGATTGAGCGTAAATTCTTCCACTTTTGGAGAAAGATGAgataatattacttttaaaacATAAAAGGTTATTAAAGCCAATACTTTCAGAAGAGTTTTGAGAGTTCTCAAAGCGGCGGCAGTTCAGATgtagaattatataattaaatccaGATATTGTAATACTCTCGACAAAATGTTTCTTGCCTTTTTTCCATCCATACAAATTCGTCTTTTATATTGATATCAAACGACGCGatttatttcgtcgaaaatagaGTCAAAAAGGATCGATTTCTCGTATGGAACACCGTACAAAAATCCAGGGCGTCCTCAACGTGTTAAGCAAAAGGTCTCACGACCCATTCGTAGTTTTCGACCAATATAAACGtcatacataacgatatatttcgtttttttccTCGTCATTAatcattattacaaatattgaattatttccaTCGCGAGACAACATGGTGCAGATACAACGATACTTCCGGTTCATAGTggtagaaagagaaaagcaaAAGGTTCGAGgcaaaacgaagaaagaaatgatagagaaaatgaaagaatactGCGTGTATTTTTTCTACATGCTGGATATTACATgtctttagaaaaaaaaagaaagaagaaaacagggtgaaataaaattaaaatactgttaaagatataatataatgcgTATTATATAGAACTTATAATACaagctttttcttctcttttccattttctttttgttcgtACGGATTGATACAAAGGAACTTGAGTCAACGTAAGAggcaataataatataataataataataatataacggtaataatattaattaataataataataatagtaatcatATCGCGTGTGTAAAGAGGGAGGTGGAGACCGTAGAGACGCGCAAAAGTTCACCGTTCACGACAATTCtagataatttttcaaaaatttaggATATTTAAGATCCGATCCTTAGATTTCGACTAGGCTAGCTAGAGTTTTCTAAGATCAATTTTTATCGCGAACGGCGCTTACATCGTCTCTGTTTGGAACTCTAAGAACGCGCTTTATAGCTGCGTGAAGAGATCTTAGCACATCGAGGACCAAAACCATATTATACCACCATTATTATACCACGTGACAAAAAGCGTGGATCAGAAATCCCAGAAATGCCCCATTGTCTTTTAGAAattgttctcttttttttaggATATCGtccttttattctttaatttccTTCCTCACGTTTGAAAACGTGAACAAactataatacatttttatcacgTTACAAACTcttcgaaaatttcttttcgaatTCCTCTTCGATATACGCGTTTCTTTCAGTTTATGCGGGAAACCGAATGAAGATTTCTTATAGATGTTTGAATTTCGTTTTTGTTTTCCGAAGGAAAGGAGATCCTCGATGTATCAAGAACGTCTAAAGGGCGAATAAAAGAGGGAAATGATCGCGTGGTTGGATTTCCTCTGACGCGCTGTTTAAAGTTCTTTCTCGAGCTTGATCAGCTCGGCGATTCCATCGTGCATCTCCTTCACAGCCTGATACTCGGTCAGACCGAGACGTCGTTTGTTGGAAATGTCGTAGATACCACCCTCAGCCTCGGTGTGCTCTCCGCGAGTACCACGAACCTGGAGATTGAACTTTCCAGCAATTTCTTCAAGCTTCTCCCTGTTAGCGGCCAATTTAGGTAGTTTGATGTGTACAGAGGCACGGACAGTAGTACCTAAGTTGGTAGGGCAGAAGGTCAAGAAACCAAGACGGTCGTGGTGGGAGAAAGGAAGTCGTTTTTCGATCTCGTTCACGGCGCTCACCAGACGACGGTAGACCTTcaagaaaaagaatgttaaTTACTTAACTTGAAAGGCTATAGACTTTTTTGTTCCTACGATCATTGATATAGTCATTAGATTGCGGatgtttgtttaattatacttcatttaattattttttgtaccTGTCCAAGATCACCGCCCATCTGCATGGAAATGATACGAAGATGATCTTCCTCGTTGCACCAGACCAAGAAGGTCTTGGCATCGTTGTGGTAGATACCACGGCCGGTGGGCCAGAAGCGGCAAGCATTGGCAGCTTGCAAGAAGCGATCACCTTCCTTGAACAGGAAGTGGTCGTCGATCAGTTTCTGCTGAACTTCTTTGCTCATACCAGTTAGAGGATAGAAAGTTCCCTTGAGTTCACCCTCTAAGCCAGACAGAGTGCTAGAGACtttctcttccatttctttgtACTGAGCTTCAGTGAGGCAGGGGTTGAATGGATAGCCTTCCAGAGAACGGCCGCATCTTACACGGGTGGAGACGATGAACTCACCCTGGGAAGATAAAGGATTAATcaatactttatatttattgaattcTTGAGAGCAATGATTATTTTAAAAGTTGCCTAGGAATTATTCTTCTAATTTCTATGTTATAGTAATTATAGCTCTTAGAAAGAATAAATTTGAAGATAAATCTAGTTCCCTTTTTAACACCGTAATTACTACTGAATgattatgaatttattataattatagttttataattactaccgaataaaaataaatttgcaataatATTTGCTATATCAATCTTAATCCTgtatgttataataaatact
This genomic stretch from Bombus fervidus isolate BK054 chromosome 9, iyBomFerv1, whole genome shotgun sequence harbors:
- the Argk1 gene encoding arginine kinase 1; its protein translation is MGGCTSKDTTSNDDKKNSNMVDQAVLDKLEAGFSKVAGSDSKSLLKKYLSKEVFDQLKTKKTSFGSTLLDVIQSGVENLDSGVGIYAPDADSYTVFADLFDPIIEDYHGGFKKTDKHPPKDFGDVDSLGNLDPAGEFIVSTRVRCGRSLEGYPFNPCLTEAQYKEMEEKVSSTLSGLEGELKGTFYPLTGMSKEVQQKLIDDHFLFKEGDRFLQAANACRFWPTGRGIYHNDAKTFLVWCNEEDHLRIISMQMGGDLGQVYRRLVSAVNEIEKRLPFSHHDRLGFLTFCPTNLGTTVRASVHIKLPKLAANREKLEEIAGKFNLQVRGTRGEHTEAEGGIYDISNKRRLGLTEYQAVKEMHDGIAELIKLEKEL